The genomic segment CTGCCCCTGAgaatccgctcttcctcaggcgagtcctctcaatggccagaccgtaggagagaatcgagctgggtcctcatggaggattggcccttgttggagcagatccctgtgtggtggTAACAGGAGAGGGCTCTCTGTCAGTAGCCttcacatgtctgcataccacggccttcttggccagtccggggccactagaagtattGGTCCCttgtgttctatcttgtggatgattccgcccaataggggccacggcgggaaggcttATAGTAgggtttcctgtggccaggtctgtaccagggcatagattccctgggactgaggttcctgtctgcggctgaagaagctgggcacttgggcattggactggttttccccaacggtttactatcaactggaaggctgtggtcgacagtctccattctcctggatctagacttgctctgctgaggtaatctacagtgatgttgtctttccccaTGATGTGGGCAGCCGAGATATCTCgaaggttcgcttccgcccacgtcattagggggtctatttccagagacacctgttggcgtCTGGTTCCTCCCtaacggttgatgtaggccactgttgtggcgttgtccgacatgactgactgatttgtcccggagtctgtgaccgaaccgtaggcaggctagtctgactgcccatgCTTCTAGGTGGTTggtgttccatcccgactcttctttgttccattgccccaggtggtcagctcctggcagtgtgctcccccatcctcgtaggctggcgtccgtggtgagcaggatccaggtcggtgaggatagcctcactccctggctcagatggccttcttgtagccaccatggTAGTTGGTTCCGAACTTTGTCCGAGAGCTGGAGATGaacagtgtagttctgggacagcgggttccatcgtgacagtagggagcgctgtaggggtctcatgcgAGCTCTTATTTAGTAGTGCCATGAGCTCTTActcatggcactacttccagtgtggatgccatgaggccgaggacttggaggtagtcccatactgtGGGACGAAGCTCACTCAAcagggtcatcagttttgatctccttgtcggtgtcaggatgaccttgtcttgtttggtgttgaatTGAACTCCCAGGGATTCTAGagactgggagggctgcagacagctgtttgtgttgaccacccacccgaggctctccagtagagttttaaCTCTGTTggcgcctggtgactttcctctggggattttgccctgatcagccaatcgtccagatatgggtgtacgaggattccttccttcctcagtgttgccgccactaccaccatgattttggtgaacgtccggggtgctgtggctaacccaaatggtagtgcctggaactggtagtgatggtccaggatcatgaagcgtagaaaacgctgatgctcttgatggaccggaatgtgcaggtaggcttccgacagatccggGGATGTAAGAAATTCTCCCGGTTTTATCGCCCTTATGACAgggcgtagggtttccatgcggaagcgaggaatcttcaggtggcggttgacagactGAGGTCCAGGATGAGTCGGAAcgtcccttctttcttggggacgataaaatagatggaatggtgtccagtatttatttgttgcgagggcactggtgttatagcctctaaggtgAGTAATCTGGTCAGCgtagtttccactgccgtcctcttggaggggtcgtagCAGGGGgatttcacaaacttgtccggagggatgtggtgaaaatccagataatatcctgTAGGTATGCACTGTCTTTCTGACACCTCTTAGTGCTGTATTCCTGTATACCAGTGTTAGATACAGAATGCAAAGGACTCTgcctacgtgctggaatgcagccagccagccagacccattagctgattggtctaatacattctcaaatgaaATGCACTGCACTAATCTAGAATCAACACTCTGCATAtactctgattggtcagtatgaaagATTATCCACATTACTGAAACTTTGGGGTGGCTGGGTGAGTGTACAGTTGTATGGACCTGTCGCCCCCCAGAACAAACTATTTCCTCCTGCTTTGTTCTGTTCCTTGTCCCTATCCCTTTGCCTTTCCCTAATAATTGCAGCTGTACTTTCTTTAGAATAAAcaatccctctcgaatgatggctaggacccacttgtccgaagttctctcgacccatctttggtagaatagggtaagtctgccctctatggcttcttcccttggacgggtcggctgattttcattgtggggtgcggctgggacctggacccgagccggctccctttttgttgtgcttgttccgaaaggactggctcctgcctgcggggcgagccacctgatatgtgcttctgtatggattgaagcgctgtggtCCTCTACCCCTagaagttcgggggaagggtcgctggtttctcttattcctgtcctccggtagccacagtcgtggggattcgccccatttgttgactagcttctccagttcgcttccgaacaggagggttcccctTGAAAGGCGTCCTCGTGAGTCTTGTTTCGGACGATGCGTCAGccaaccagcttcggagccagagttatCTTCTGGCCGCCACGGCGGATGACACGCCTCTAGCcacggtgcgcaccagatcatgctttttttttttttttctcttcatttgTTAACTCCTTAATTCTAAGTGTCTCTATGGATTATTTTTGTGAGCTGCTTAGGGTCCTTTGACATAAGCAGCATAGAAATAAAGAACAACATAATTCTTCATCAATTAACTGCCCTTTAAAGGGAACTTTTGTTACGCAATCCCTCAATGGAGCATCAGCTAACCAATTTTGCAACTACAAAAATCTTCTGGCCCTGACCCCCGTTGCTACCTGCTTTgccgaggtcctcaccagatcatgTGTGTGTACTCTAAGAAGGCTGCTCCAGCCTCTATCTGAGCTGCCTCAGAAGAGCAATCTTCCGCTAAACTGGCTGCTTCACACCACTTCTGAATCCATCTTATTAAAGACCTTTTTCAGAAAAGCATCCTTTTGCCATGCTGCGTATCCTTAGGGGCTACGCCTCCTTCCAGTGGAACTGTGGTCCTCTCGGAAGACACTGCTACTGGTGCCTCTATCCTTGGTAATTTAAAATAccgctctgcttcctcctgccagcagatacAAATTGCACACTGCTTGTTTGGATCTTAGAGCTATAGCTGGGGTGTCCCCTTATCTTTGACATGCTGATGCAATGGGAAAACCTTAGCCGGTCATTTAATTCCTTTCAGAATGGGGTCTCCCTTCTTTTTACAGGTTTCTCCTCTGCCCACAGCTCTAGGGATTGCATCACTTGTTGGATAAGGGAGCCCAGTTATTTTCCAAACAGCCTTACTGCTTTATCTTCCCCAACCTCAGACTCCAAAGGGCTGCTATCTTCTGGTGGGGAGAGGCCTAGCGGGCAGTGGCTGCCTCTCTGGCATTCTTTTCCTCCTACAGACCTATCTGGAGAGTGGATCCATTCACCTTCACTGCCTTTCATTTCACAATATGCTTtgtgcatcaataaaataaattccgATGAGAATTCATGCTCCCTTTTCCTCTTCCAAAACAGACTACCTGACCTTTATTCCTTGGGCCTGCCTGACATGTTTAGCCCTTCCCTAGCTGTTCCTACCTGGGTGGCCTCCCTTGGCAGGCCCGACAAGTCACAGTTGCAGCAGAAAGAGCCCACATTGTGAACATTTTTCTCCCCCAGTCAGCCAGTATACCAACTCGCTCACTTCTCAGCTGCAGCCTTACAAGCTTTTCTACGTCCCCTCGTAGCAAGGGCTCCAATTGAGCTCCTCCATGCTTTGTGGGAGGCTTCTGATGCCCTGGCACCAGCCTGAAAAGGTCTGGATTTCACCGAGGGCCCATGCGTCTGCTCTCTTCCTCGTTGCCTTCATCGCCAGAGAACTACTGGCGGAGTTCCGGCTATCCCAGAATATACAGTGACGAAATCAAAAGacatgctctgcctccacctgctggtatAAGAGAGGAATCCCATGCGAACAGACTGGTCTGCAGGACAAAAAGGAAACAGGCGTTTAAATAGCTCCAAGCAATAAATACACAGTAGGCAGGCCTCTCAACAAAAAGGGGACAGGAGTaatttaagaaaacatttctttacagaaagagtggtggacaCATGAAAtggcctccctgtggaggtagtGGACCTGAGGGACAGGATGgaactataaagctgagcaggagatgtggatggatcacctggtccttatctgctatcatgTTCTGTTTCTAGGGATTACCCAAACAGTCCCAATAGGTTTACTTAACATGCTAATCATAAAAATCTATTGTGATACTATGTATTTATAAAAGTATCAATAAAAAGCCAATTACATAAAAATACTTAAACCCATGACACTGAATGTTTGGCTAGTAATTCTTTcaagaaaagagaaggaagattTATTACTACCTACTTGCATAGAATTAGTTGGAGACCTGAATTTTAAGATGCAAGCTCCAGGAGCTCTCACAACCGTTCTAGGAACGAAGAGCGACACCATGAGGCATCCAGAACCCAAGAGCAGTCTGACAGTAATAACCCCTTCACTTACTACTTCCAGCTTGCTTTTGGGGACCCTGCAGATACAGTTTGTTCCGAAGTTAGTGTCCCGGGTCTGGATACAGCGCAGGCAGCACAGATTCTCATAGCCCTGTTTCTTCCATTTAGCAATCAGATTTTTATCGGCGTAGCCCTCCCTGATGCAGTACTCATACAATTCTgcatagaaaataaaatgtaagaaatTAGCTCAGCACAATAGTCCCAGCTCccaaataaattaacaaaacaaaaaaacagttctATCAAAGAAAAAAACATCAGAGATGTCAGAGAAAAACAAGACAGGCCTTGTTTCTGCTTGTAAACGTGCCAAATCAAGCAGGAGACCCCCCCATACCTCGGCTAATGGCTTTCCTTTTATAAAAAAGATCAAAAATGTAACGAGTTTTCTGGTGATGAATTCGAAAGATGGGCCACAGGGATTcaactttcctttttccttcatgGGGCTCAGTCTCAGCTAGAAAAGGAGACAGAAGTTAAATAGCTATTTGCACTTCAGCCAGCAATACACTAACAACATCACAGGCTGCAAAATCCAtcagcaatacaaaaaaaaaaaaaaagccaagaatTAAAAAGTTATACAAAGCTGGACACCCTGCTAAAAGCATACAATGATAAAACAGGTAGGACGTAGCTTACCATTTCCTAAAACAATCCTTTCCTTAGCTATGTAAATGCCCCTTTTACTGcccgattcactaaggcttttctcccattctgtgtctatgagaaaatacCCTGAAGAGCCGGGCCCTTATTTTGCCAATATTTACAATGGATGCCAGATGCTGCTTCATCTGATAAGTGAAAAACTGTGCCAGATCTGAAGCCACACAAACTATAGGTTTCTTTTAATTGACCAGTTTCTTTCTGCTTCAAATCAGAACCAAGGCTCCAATCTCGCTGCCATATCTATTCATcagggacggatttaggattttgctgcccctaagATACCTTTAGTGCtttcacacaccccctccccccaccacaaggacctgctgttctctgctgaaaggcagcaaatctcagCCAGCCTGCGCACAGGCATAACGGGAGCCACTTCGCAAATCCAGGGCTGGcctgaggattttttttccccctctcttaTACCCCAATCTGTGGTCATTTCCTATAGCACTGTAAATCTCAGAACCCTACAATCAAAAGCCCCAGATCGGATCACTACTTGAGTGATGCACATGACTGCTCCCCCTAACCCTGTCTCTTCAGCATCACAATCTTTTATTTACTTCTAATGGGCTTTCCTAAATAAAGAACTCAAAAGTGTCCTCAGCCCCAGCTGACCTAGGGAGCAGAAGATTCCAGTCAGGGATCAAACCAGGAATCCTGCACAGTGGGCTAgctccaggctttttttttttttttaattatacctcTCTGCCTCCCGCAGCTCCCTTCTGGACCATCGTGGGAGCCAGCACTTTGAATCCTGTGCCTGTTGGGACTCTGTGCACTGCCCGCTCTGTGCCACGGGTGGTCCGGCCCCGCCCCCTCTGACATCAGGGCGCTGCTGGAGGTGCTGTGCAGCTGTGCAGCAGTGCGTCGCGCGCCCCTTTGTGCGGCCTCTTCATGGTACTCCTGCCTCTTGGGACTATTCGTGAGTTTTGATAACTATTTTCCCTGCTTTACCATCATCTTTCACTATTCTTTTGTGTTTGCACTATTCCTCAACTGCTATGGAGATTTGTACTGTGTTTGGAAATGGTAAATATGGTAATCTTAGCCATTCTCCTCATAAATCCTTCTATGCAACAAAAATTCGAGTCACCAATGGTTATCTTGCCATTCTTTTTAATATTGTCAGATCCCTAACtaccctacgaggaaaggctaaagaagttagggctgtacagtttggagaagagatgactgagggggggggggggggatatgacagaagtctacaaaatcatgaaaggccttgaacaagttaatgtaaatcggttatttactctctcagataacagaaggaccagggggcacgccatgaagttagcaagtagctcatttaaaacaaatcaaagaaaattctttttcactcagcgcatagttaagctctggaattcattgccagaggatgtggttacagcagttagtgttactaggtttaaaaaaggtttggataggttcctagaggttaaatccataaactgccattatggtaattaataagcaatagcagcttgtgatctaatgtttgggtacttgccaggtacttatgacttggattggccactattggaaacaggatactgagcttgatggacccttggtctgaccagacAACTCTTTCTGCAATAACATTGCACATCATTTCAGGACCAAGGTTATTGCCATCTCAGCTGAATTTGCCCGTTCCCAGTCCTAACCTTCCTCCCATCACTTGTACTGTGTCTTCTTTCGATGACACTGACCCTACTATTGTGTCTCATATTATCCAAAATGAAAGTTTTCTCTAGCCCTTATATGTGCCCATGCTTCCTTCTAAAAACCGTATGTGAACATATTTCAACTCTGTTAGAACACCTAATTAATCTCTCTCTGAATTCTAGTATTTTTCCTGATATCATCAAGCAAACTTCGGTTCACCCAATTCCAAAGAAGAAAAACTCAGATTTAACTGATCTGAGTAACTTACAACCTATAGCCTCACCAACTTCGCTAGCAAAGGTCCTAGAATCAGTTGTTTTACATCAATTAACCAACTACATTAACGAGAATGCCATATTTCATCCTAAGTAACATGGCTTCAGGAAAGGCCATAGTACCGAAACCCTACTTCTATCCTCATTCGACACCATCTTATGAGGGTTCGATGCAAACACAAAATTACTTACTAATATTGCTAGAtatttctgctgcctttgatGCTTTAGATCATACCATCTTACTAGTTGGCTTACAGTCTATTGGCATTTCCAACACTGTTCTCAAATCATTTACTTCCTATCTAATCACTCTCAACAGATCAACATTGGTCCATTTAGTTCTGAATGGTATACTATTCCtacaggtgttccccaaggcttaTCACTTTTGgctattttgtttaatatttatctgttacccctATGTCATCTCTTAGTTGGGTTAGGTGTAGAATTCAAGATCCATGCAGAAGATATTCACTTTTTCATGCTTTACAGCAGCTCCTGGTCCAATACTTTATCAATGGCTAGTCTTTAAATTAACTCCATTAACACCTGGTTATCTCACAGTCATCTAAAACTTAATCCCACTAAAACAGAGATCTTACATTTATTTACCATTCCTCATTCACAATGCAGTCCACCAACTCACCTAACATTTGGCAATTTTTCTATTCCTATCACTATCGATGTTCGCAGTCTCAGTGTAATGCTGAACTCAGCCTTATCCATTTCAAAAAATTTCTTCTTTAGGAAAAACCTCTTTCTACAAGATTCATCGATTAAACATCTAAAACCTTTACTATACCCTAAAATCTTTTGTACAGTTTTGCAGGCCCTACTTCTCCCAGGGTTAGACTATTTAATGCATTATACCTAGGGCTCCCAGACACTGCTTAAGTCGGTTACAACTTATACAAAAACACAGCTGCTCGTATTCTTACAAACTCAAAACACCGTGATAATATCACTCCTGTCCTCTGTTCATTGAAAAggaacagggagccagtgcaaatacaatacaaaactctaTCCATTATCCACAACCTCATATACAAGAAACCTGCTATCTGGATATGCTCTTCTCCATGATTGTATCGACTTTCATGTCATCTCCGCTTCATGAATAAAAGTCTCCTAGAGGTCCACTCTGTTAAGTAGCCATATATGAGATATCACCAGAAAGCATGCCTACTCAGTAAATGCTCCCATTCTCTGGAATTGCATCCCCAATTCCCTCAGGCAATTAACAAATAttaaggaattaaaaaaacaaaaaaaacgtaCTTATGCTCCAACACATTTAAACAGGTCACAAAGATTTGAATCCTAACAGTTCTTACAGAGAGATTTGTCCTGCTTttgttgcagttttgtttttaagatctgtttagttttatcttattttgtttatattttatcatgaatgcttactattgtaaaccactttgatctaCCTTTCATTGTAGaagcggtatataaaagtttttaaataaatttatttatttaaaggttttttagaccgacattcgttggaaacatcacattggtttacatggaacaggaatgcagcgtatatgctttacaatgaactgTTAACAAcaataaacaacaaataaataaatacatatttaaaattaCAGTTACATTTAAAGTCATTAACTCAAAACACACCTTCTCTCATTTTCTGATCCAGCTCATCTAGGGTTGGTTCAATTAACTCCCAGCCATCT from the Rhinatrema bivittatum chromosome 14, aRhiBiv1.1, whole genome shotgun sequence genome contains:
- the BUD31 gene encoding protein BUD31 homolog; translation: MPKVKRSRKAPPDGWELIEPTLDELDQKMREAETEPHEGKRKVESLWPIFRIHHQKTRYIFDLFYKRKAISRELYEYCIREGYADKNLIAKWKKQGYENLCCLRCIQTRDTNFGTNCICRVPKSKLEVGRIIECTHCGCRGCSG